Proteins encoded by one window of Shewanella avicenniae:
- a CDS encoding putative bifunctional diguanylate cyclase/phosphodiesterase: MLSEMFLELNPRFFKVKIAAQIRLNKILFDGQFLQLESLLPSLQQAMASLSDFGLVVSFFSRADIEQCSNAHVKDFWHRAETYGKDNVIIPYFKKECRTCKKTKKCNPAGYYPLFRGEKLFALMCVDGKNLVDRLRVSSCLDDYFKDTAAKISHRVSDDLRSENLFVADQLVSTAREAVVITDLSGTILRVNKSFTRITGYDTGDAIGKNPKILKSGKQSSEFYKILWSELQTKGYWSGEFLNRDSKGNEYSQKGTIVTLYNHMGKPMYYAGLMEDVTKLRAQENKLTQLEQRDPLTSLPNRNKIQQDFDDFIIRNHNNRQLMFMLIGLDDFKHINDAMGHSVGDNLLSAVAKRLLKTVSDEAILYRFGGDMFAIVAEHHDEKTITLAESIISSMSSPFYVNFRSLSVSCSIGIAIRLANDEILDQLVSRSEIAMYSAKRNNKRSFVFATEQLDQELYEKVQLKAELINALTKNEFHLVYQPKYSTNTLEMVGAEALIRWEHPELGFISPVKFIPIAESCGQIIDIDFWVIRSVIEQIAKWRVGGILSLPIAVNISMPTFIREGFVDEVESLLDVFQIAGHFLEFEVTERIAMSDQAKALEVLQRIKNLGISISIDDFGTGYSSLSYLHTMPFSKLKIDRSFVSGIDQSETKRGITGAITAMAKVLKITTIAEGVETKSEIDYLRSIGCDQIQGFLMCKPMSLSDYEEQVRSTLGTLSIKQLETI, translated from the coding sequence ATGCTGAGTGAGATGTTCTTAGAGCTAAATCCTCGATTTTTTAAAGTAAAAATAGCTGCTCAAATAAGATTAAATAAGATTTTGTTTGATGGACAATTTCTTCAATTAGAATCACTTTTGCCATCATTGCAGCAAGCAATGGCGAGTCTAAGTGATTTCGGGCTAGTCGTATCCTTTTTTTCAAGGGCCGACATTGAGCAATGCTCAAATGCTCATGTTAAAGACTTTTGGCATAGAGCTGAAACTTACGGAAAAGATAACGTAATTATTCCGTACTTTAAAAAAGAATGTCGTACGTGTAAAAAAACTAAAAAATGCAATCCTGCGGGATATTATCCACTATTTCGTGGTGAAAAATTATTTGCTTTGATGTGTGTTGACGGTAAAAATTTAGTGGATCGTTTGCGCGTGAGTTCTTGTCTAGATGACTATTTCAAAGACACCGCAGCTAAAATATCCCATAGAGTGTCAGATGACTTACGCAGTGAAAACCTATTTGTTGCCGATCAGTTAGTTAGCACAGCTAGAGAAGCTGTTGTAATCACAGATCTTTCAGGAACAATTCTCAGAGTTAATAAATCATTTACTCGTATTACGGGCTACGACACTGGTGATGCCATAGGTAAAAACCCCAAAATTTTGAAGTCTGGTAAGCAGAGTAGTGAATTCTACAAAATATTGTGGTCTGAACTTCAAACCAAAGGCTATTGGTCAGGAGAATTTCTTAATCGCGATAGCAAAGGAAACGAGTATTCTCAAAAAGGTACAATCGTCACACTTTACAATCATATGGGTAAGCCAATGTACTACGCAGGCTTAATGGAAGATGTCACGAAACTGCGAGCCCAAGAAAATAAACTTACTCAATTAGAGCAGCGAGATCCCTTAACATCTCTACCTAACCGCAACAAGATTCAACAAGATTTTGATGATTTTATTATTAGAAATCATAACAATAGACAATTGATGTTTATGCTTATTGGACTTGACGACTTTAAACACATCAACGACGCAATGGGTCATAGCGTTGGGGACAACTTGCTATCCGCTGTTGCAAAGAGATTACTCAAAACAGTGAGTGATGAAGCAATTTTGTATCGATTCGGCGGCGATATGTTTGCCATAGTCGCAGAGCATCATGATGAAAAAACGATCACATTGGCTGAGTCAATCATCAGTTCTATGTCTTCACCATTCTACGTCAATTTTAGATCCTTAAGTGTAAGTTGCAGTATTGGGATCGCTATACGTTTAGCAAATGACGAGATTTTAGATCAACTTGTCAGTCGTTCTGAAATTGCAATGTACTCGGCAAAAAGGAATAACAAGCGTTCGTTTGTCTTTGCAACTGAACAATTAGATCAGGAGTTGTATGAAAAAGTTCAGCTTAAAGCCGAACTGATTAATGCCCTGACCAAAAATGAATTTCATCTAGTTTATCAGCCTAAATATTCAACTAACACACTAGAGATGGTTGGCGCTGAGGCGCTAATTAGGTGGGAGCACCCTGAGTTGGGCTTCATTAGCCCCGTAAAATTTATCCCTATCGCAGAGAGCTGTGGCCAGATCATAGACATAGATTTTTGGGTGATTAGAAGCGTTATTGAGCAGATAGCTAAATGGCGGGTTGGTGGGATTCTTTCCTTGCCCATAGCTGTGAATATTTCCATGCCAACATTTATACGCGAGGGATTTGTAGATGAAGTTGAATCTCTACTCGATGTTTTTCAAATAGCAGGTCATTTTCTAGAATTTGAAGTAACAGAACGCATCGCAATGAGTGATCAGGCTAAAGCTCTTGAAGTGTTGCAACGTATCAAAAATCTTGGAATTTCAATATCTATCGATGATTTCGGAACAGGATATTCTAGTCTTTCTTACCTGCATACAATGCCATTTAGTAAGCTTAAAATTGACCGTTCGTTTGTCTCGGGGATTGACCAGTCTGAAACAAAGCGGGGGATCACTGGTGCAATCACCGCAATGGCCAAAGTGCTGAAGATCACTACTATTGCGGAAGGTGTAGAAACGAAATCTGAAATCGATTACTTGAGGTCAATTGGATGTGATCAGATACAGGGATTTTTAATGTGTAAACCCATGTCGCTGAGTGATTATGAAGAACAAGTTCGTTCAACGTTGGGGACTTTATCCATCAAGCAGTTAGAAACAATTTGA
- a CDS encoding HAMP domain-containing methyl-accepting chemotaxis protein — MNNLSISRQMGLGFGMVIALCLAIALTAWYNMHSMSESSEKMAEIQEISKVITETKYTRENYLRTVDEQFKNALAEHIRHIDVLLKSEQKKYSSLVEINLIKETISTLEEYSVAYQQMTVELDNKNSKIKATAALATSLIERLSVATDHLETQRGKDITVLESISHLKSASIHMIEIDKLARGWLRAGTSDHTTNELIQKEVKEVQTHVGDTLLLSVAQKQSVTTDVEQMAEAFNALVKIDLALNNLSDKYNGVASNLRKEVQQLYSYQHDSTDETRVFASWLLFIAASVSIAIGIFASIKITSRIAGPLHELAEIAVAISKGDLTKSVRVIRKDEIGMLQSAISDMTVSLKELIGNVASGISELSSAATQLSAVTEQNQSGMTKQHQEVEQVAAAMNEMTTTVHDVARNAEHAAEATTNAQSVTEQGDKAIHETQRIVAELTAEVDKTSEAMDVLAKQTENIGSVLEVIKTVADQTNLLALNAAIEAARAGEAGRGFAVVADEVRNLAKRTQDSTSEIESMTQRLHAESERALSRMASSKDIAFATASNATNVGEMFSRIAKAVNDVQMMNQQIATAAEEQSVVAEEINRRIVEVNEISDQTAESSLEVASASERLAALGAQLNGAISGFKVR, encoded by the coding sequence ATGAACAATTTATCAATTTCGCGACAGATGGGCTTGGGTTTTGGGATGGTAATAGCACTTTGTTTGGCTATTGCCTTAACAGCCTGGTACAACATGCACAGCATGTCTGAGTCAAGCGAGAAAATGGCTGAAATCCAAGAAATTAGCAAAGTAATAACCGAAACAAAATACACTAGGGAAAACTACCTACGCACAGTCGACGAACAGTTTAAGAATGCGTTAGCTGAACATATCAGACACATAGATGTCTTGTTAAAGTCTGAACAAAAAAAGTATTCCTCACTAGTTGAAATCAATCTTATCAAAGAAACCATCTCTACCTTAGAAGAGTATTCCGTTGCCTATCAACAAATGACTGTTGAACTAGATAACAAAAATTCAAAGATAAAGGCTACTGCTGCTCTGGCAACATCCCTTATCGAACGTTTAAGCGTGGCTACTGACCATTTAGAAACGCAGCGAGGGAAAGATATCACAGTACTTGAATCAATCTCGCATCTCAAATCAGCTTCTATTCATATGATCGAAATTGACAAATTGGCTAGAGGATGGCTCAGGGCTGGGACTAGTGATCACACAACAAATGAATTAATTCAAAAAGAGGTTAAAGAGGTTCAAACTCATGTTGGAGACACTTTACTTCTATCTGTTGCTCAAAAACAGTCCGTAACTACAGATGTAGAACAAATGGCAGAAGCATTTAATGCCTTAGTTAAAATAGATCTTGCCCTTAATAACTTATCAGATAAATACAACGGTGTAGCTTCAAATTTGCGTAAAGAAGTGCAACAACTGTATTCCTATCAGCACGATTCAACTGATGAAACTAGAGTATTTGCATCTTGGCTTCTTTTTATCGCAGCATCAGTATCAATCGCTATTGGCATATTCGCATCTATTAAAATTACCAGTCGCATTGCTGGCCCGTTGCATGAACTGGCAGAAATTGCAGTAGCAATTTCTAAAGGTGACCTGACGAAATCAGTTAGGGTTATCCGTAAAGATGAAATCGGCATGCTTCAATCGGCAATATCAGATATGACCGTGTCGTTAAAGGAACTTATTGGAAACGTTGCCTCTGGAATTTCTGAACTTTCTTCGGCTGCTACTCAGCTATCTGCTGTCACTGAACAAAACCAATCAGGCATGACAAAACAACATCAAGAAGTCGAACAAGTTGCAGCAGCAATGAACGAAATGACTACCACAGTTCATGATGTTGCGCGTAATGCAGAGCATGCAGCTGAAGCAACAACAAACGCTCAAAGTGTGACAGAGCAAGGGGATAAGGCAATTCATGAGACACAGAGGATTGTTGCTGAATTAACAGCGGAGGTTGATAAGACATCTGAAGCTATGGATGTACTGGCTAAACAAACCGAAAACATAGGTTCAGTACTTGAAGTTATTAAAACAGTTGCCGACCAAACTAACTTATTAGCTCTCAATGCAGCGATTGAAGCTGCTAGAGCCGGAGAAGCTGGACGAGGCTTTGCGGTGGTTGCCGACGAGGTTCGTAATCTTGCGAAGAGAACACAAGATTCAACGTCTGAGATTGAGTCTATGACCCAACGATTACATGCAGAATCTGAACGAGCTTTAAGTAGAATGGCAAGTAGCAAAGATATTGCATTTGCCACAGCAAGCAATGCGACAAATGTCGGCGAAATGTTCAGCAGAATTGCAAAGGCGGTTAATGACGTGCAAATGATGAATCAGCAAATAGCTACTGCCGCTGAAGAGCAAAGTGTTGTCGCTGAGGAAATAAATCGCCGAATCGTTGAGGTTAATGAAATTTCTGATCAAACAGCAGAATCGTCGTTGGAGGTTGCGTCTGCATCTGAACGTTTGGCGGCACTGGGCGCTCAACTGAATGGCGCCATATCAGGTTTTAAAGTTCGCTAA
- a CDS encoding HNH endonuclease family protein: MKNLLSIVLLAASLLAYPAHALVKKSNSGICHDEGSRYFDKTKHFTPYQTLADCLNSGGRLPKGYVPKSASEYQPTSNHSSGAHYSRDKFGKGWADVDHDGQDTRQEILIAQNTGNLVFNDKGRVIRGRWVSMYSGNVIVNASEVDIDHIVPLSWAWKHGADKWTQAEREQFANDQRNLVAVEASLNRQKGDKGLDEWLPPTNQQQYTLRFKRIVALYKLTGE, from the coding sequence ATGAAAAATCTTCTATCAATCGTGCTGCTTGCGGCATCATTGCTGGCATATCCTGCTCATGCACTGGTTAAGAAATCCAATAGTGGCATTTGTCACGATGAGGGCAGTCGCTACTTCGACAAGACCAAGCATTTCACTCCATATCAAACGCTCGCAGACTGCTTAAATTCTGGTGGTCGCTTACCCAAAGGGTACGTGCCAAAGTCTGCATCGGAATATCAACCCACATCAAATCATTCATCAGGCGCACACTACTCAAGGGATAAGTTCGGAAAAGGGTGGGCTGACGTTGACCATGATGGGCAAGATACCCGCCAAGAAATCTTGATTGCTCAGAACACTGGTAACTTAGTCTTTAACGACAAAGGGCGTGTCATTCGCGGCCGTTGGGTATCTATGTACAGTGGCAACGTGATTGTGAACGCTTCTGAAGTCGATATTGACCACATTGTTCCGCTTAGTTGGGCATGGAAGCATGGTGCTGATAAATGGACGCAAGCCGAGCGAGAACAGTTCGCCAATGACCAGCGTAACTTAGTTGCTGTCGAGGCATCACTTAATCGTCAGAAGGGTGACAAAGGGTTGGACGAGTGGCTTCCACCGACTAACCAGCAACAGTACACCCTTAGATTTAAACGGATAGTCGCACTTTATAAGCTCACTGGTGAGTAG
- a CDS encoding tyrosine-type recombinase/integrase, with protein sequence MTMIIPKPEKTISESQVNMLIEHTTELHYKVLFQLLFLTGLRLEDAINLEICSDSTTSVPKVSFRDRMGRTHTVVLPKEIFGRLNDYCVTHGSPDHYFPEHIATRVEATKVFNIAAKEIGLSQSFTLHSLRESAMLSKVQAGATAESIFEATGHTPITLSSYYPSKSSQL encoded by the coding sequence ATGACAATGATAATCCCAAAACCAGAGAAGACGATTTCAGAATCTCAGGTCAATATGCTAATCGAACATACCACTGAATTGCACTATAAGGTCTTATTTCAGCTGTTATTTTTAACTGGACTTAGATTAGAAGACGCAATTAATCTGGAAATTTGCAGTGACAGTACAACCAGTGTTCCTAAAGTTTCATTTAGAGATAGGATGGGAAGAACACATACAGTTGTATTGCCAAAAGAAATATTTGGCAGATTAAATGATTATTGCGTCACACATGGTTCGCCTGATCACTACTTTCCTGAGCATATCGCTACTAGGGTTGAAGCCACAAAAGTATTTAATATTGCAGCTAAAGAGATTGGCCTATCACAATCATTCACTCTACATTCGCTCAGAGAAAGCGCAATGCTCTCAAAAGTTCAAGCAGGAGCTACCGCTGAATCAATTTTTGAAGCCACTGGTCATACACCAATCACTCTAAGTTCTTATTATCCATCTAAAAGTAGTCAATTGTAG
- a CDS encoding DUF2314 domain-containing protein, which translates to MKYTLDNGEEINREYPETFWMPPRDERESLLPGEIVKLIFRISLEESLHVERMWVVVEERNGDSYVGVLDNDPYCTTELRAGASIEFCPEHVIQIYEKLPQA; encoded by the coding sequence ATGAAATACACACTTGATAATGGTGAAGAAATCAACCGAGAATATCCCGAGACATTCTGGATGCCTCCTCGTGATGAACGGGAAAGCCTGCTGCCAGGTGAAATTGTAAAGCTGATTTTTCGCATCTCGCTTGAGGAAAGCCTGCATGTCGAGCGTATGTGGGTGGTGGTTGAAGAGCGCAATGGCGACTCATATGTCGGAGTGCTAGACAATGACCCGTACTGTACTACTGAGTTGCGAGCAGGGGCTAGTATCGAATTTTGTCCAGAACACGTCATCCAGATATATGAAAAATTGCCCCAAGCCTAA
- a CDS encoding OB-fold-containig protein has translation MFEFLLSDQNFVFSCALCLMLVLALLEGVGALIGFSLGNLIDQALPVDLDLDADVSAELVNPASGVTALLGWLCFAKLPFLVWLILALTSFSVSGYLVNATAQNLFNLLVPMYISLPLALLAMVWLTRLIGQPLARLLPKNESSAISSRSFVGKSARITIGTARRDLPAEAVLVDDFGQKHYILVAPEDDTELPAGTEVALLEKTERHFIVKALS, from the coding sequence ATGTTTGAGTTTCTGCTGAGCGATCAGAATTTTGTATTCAGCTGTGCACTTTGCTTGATGCTGGTGCTGGCACTGTTGGAAGGCGTGGGCGCTCTTATCGGCTTTTCGCTGGGCAATCTCATCGACCAAGCCTTACCTGTCGACCTCGATTTGGATGCCGACGTCAGTGCTGAACTGGTCAATCCTGCGTCTGGCGTGACGGCGCTTTTGGGCTGGCTCTGTTTTGCTAAGCTGCCATTTCTGGTTTGGCTGATACTCGCACTTACCAGTTTTAGCGTCAGTGGCTATTTGGTTAACGCAACCGCACAAAATCTATTCAATCTTCTGGTGCCAATGTACATCAGCCTACCGCTTGCGCTGCTGGCTATGGTGTGGCTCACCCGCTTAATTGGCCAGCCGTTAGCGCGCTTGCTGCCTAAAAACGAATCTTCCGCGATCAGTAGCCGCTCATTTGTCGGTAAATCTGCGCGAATCACTATCGGTACTGCTCGGCGCGATCTACCAGCAGAAGCGGTGTTGGTCGATGACTTTGGCCAGAAGCATTACATTCTGGTGGCGCCGGAAGATGACACTGAGTTGCCTGCCGGCACTGAGGTCGCCTTACTTGAAAAAACTGAACGTCACTTTATCGTGAAAGCCCTATCGTGA
- a CDS encoding flotillin family protein: MNSFVQSGTTDNLSLMLIIAGVVVVAILAIGLIFAKLYKRATKETAFVRTGLGGEKVVKDGGAVVLPVLHEVMPVNMTTLRIEVVRDLKSALITKDRMRVDVRAEFYLRVAPTTEGISMAAQTLGYRTMDSDQVKELMEGKFVDVLRAVAAEMTMTEMHEQRADFVQRVQNNVATDLEKNGLELESVSLTGFDQTNLEYFDENNAFDAEGRARLTRIIQEKRKETNDIEQQTRILIETRNLEADKQALEISKAKEQASLEQQRELEFSRAEQKMLIAQQAAEKARESEVAEINKDRAIQQARIEKEQVIEQREIERKKAIEASKIEQEQTIREKQIEQQRAVEVAEQIKQVAVAVKSKEESVARADAAAEERKKVEAEEAVITARELAEANRKKQIEVLEASQEAEREAVAVKVAAEAEQAASKARAEAVVTEAEASAKAERIRAEAKAKSYEVEAEGKRMLNEADNVLSLEQIELQKAIQILKVLPEIIAQTVKPLEQIDSIKILQGYNGLGSSAGVGEAAGSEAGLSEQITNAALKYRANAPMVDAMLSELGLVKQGEGLEQLLSGSAALTQNAIHSKAVNGKAVTARAAKSNGAAPAADVE; this comes from the coding sequence ATGAACTCATTTGTTCAATCAGGTACTACGGATAACCTGAGCTTGATGTTAATTATTGCAGGCGTGGTGGTGGTTGCCATTCTCGCAATCGGTTTGATTTTCGCCAAGCTTTACAAACGTGCCACCAAAGAAACCGCCTTTGTGCGTACCGGTCTTGGGGGCGAAAAAGTGGTGAAAGATGGCGGCGCTGTGGTGCTGCCAGTGCTGCACGAAGTGATGCCAGTCAACATGACCACGCTGCGTATTGAAGTAGTGCGTGATTTGAAATCGGCACTGATCACCAAAGACCGTATGCGGGTGGATGTGCGTGCCGAATTCTACCTGCGGGTGGCACCCACCACCGAAGGGATCTCGATGGCGGCGCAGACCTTGGGTTACCGCACCATGGACTCAGACCAAGTGAAAGAGTTGATGGAAGGTAAGTTTGTTGACGTACTGCGCGCCGTGGCGGCCGAGATGACCATGACTGAGATGCATGAGCAGCGTGCTGACTTTGTGCAGCGGGTACAAAACAATGTCGCCACCGATCTTGAGAAGAACGGCTTGGAATTGGAGTCAGTATCACTGACCGGTTTTGACCAAACCAATCTGGAATACTTTGATGAAAACAATGCCTTTGACGCCGAAGGTCGCGCACGTCTGACGCGCATCATTCAAGAAAAGCGCAAAGAAACCAACGACATTGAGCAACAAACTCGCATTTTGATTGAAACGCGCAATCTGGAAGCCGACAAACAAGCGCTGGAGATCAGCAAAGCCAAAGAGCAGGCCTCATTGGAGCAACAACGGGAGTTGGAATTCTCGCGTGCTGAACAAAAAATGTTGATTGCGCAACAAGCGGCTGAAAAAGCCCGTGAATCTGAAGTGGCCGAGATCAACAAGGACCGCGCGATTCAACAAGCGCGCATTGAAAAAGAGCAAGTGATCGAACAGCGCGAAATCGAGCGTAAAAAAGCGATTGAAGCGTCGAAGATTGAACAAGAGCAAACCATTCGCGAGAAGCAAATTGAGCAACAACGCGCCGTTGAAGTGGCCGAGCAGATTAAGCAGGTTGCGGTCGCGGTGAAATCGAAAGAGGAATCGGTGGCTCGTGCCGATGCTGCGGCAGAAGAGCGCAAAAAAGTAGAAGCGGAAGAAGCGGTTATCACCGCGCGTGAACTGGCCGAAGCGAATCGTAAAAAGCAGATTGAAGTACTAGAAGCCAGCCAAGAAGCGGAACGGGAAGCGGTTGCGGTGAAAGTGGCGGCAGAAGCAGAACAAGCAGCCTCTAAAGCCCGTGCTGAAGCGGTGGTGACTGAAGCGGAAGCCAGCGCGAAAGCGGAACGTATCCGCGCCGAAGCAAAAGCCAAGAGCTACGAAGTGGAAGCGGAAGGTAAGCGCATGCTGAACGAAGCCGACAACGTGCTGAGTCTAGAGCAGATTGAACTGCAAAAAGCGATTCAAATTCTGAAAGTGTTGCCAGAGATCATCGCCCAAACGGTGAAGCCGTTAGAACAGATCGACAGTATCAAGATCCTGCAAGGTTACAATGGCTTAGGCAGCAGCGCTGGTGTCGGTGAAGCGGCGGGCAGTGAAGCTGGCTTATCTGAGCAGATCACCAATGCGGCACTCAAGTATCGCGCCAATGCGCCGATGGTGGATGCGATGTTGTCTGAGCTTGGGTTAGTTAAACAAGGTGAGGGACTGGAGCAGTTGCTAAGTGGTAGCGCAGCACTGACCCAAAACGCGATTCACAGCAAAGCCGTGAATGGCAAAGCGGTAACCGCCCGCGCTGCAAAATCTAACGGTGCAGCACCCGCGGCAGATGTTGAATAA
- a CDS encoding TOBE domain-containing protein translates to MDSNLMDLKALLTLNNDSTLFANPRRIKLLQQVQRTGSISQGAKEAGISYKAAWDAINDMNQLAEQDVVHSAKGGKGGGGAKLTPFGERLLQLYSLMDQMQDMALTALVDAAVPMGSLQELMAHFSLETSARNQLLAEVVALQSDNVSDSIQLKLAGNQQVEASITHSSTARLALTIGKKVLLLFKAPSVSIQLHSDDSGNNQLRGVVTQLMRGNSRTEVTLDIGSDEQVYASVENELISAMKLTEGDYCYACFHPSNAIIASMK, encoded by the coding sequence ATGGACAGCAACCTTATGGATCTTAAAGCACTTCTCACCTTAAACAACGACAGCACCCTGTTTGCCAACCCTCGAAGAATCAAGCTATTACAGCAAGTACAGCGGACAGGTTCTATTAGCCAAGGCGCCAAAGAGGCTGGTATCAGCTACAAAGCGGCTTGGGATGCGATTAACGATATGAATCAACTCGCTGAACAGGATGTGGTGCACAGTGCCAAAGGCGGGAAAGGCGGCGGTGGTGCCAAATTAACGCCGTTTGGCGAACGTTTGCTGCAACTCTATAGCTTGATGGATCAGATGCAAGATATGGCGTTAACCGCACTGGTGGATGCCGCAGTACCCATGGGCAGCTTGCAAGAACTGATGGCGCACTTTTCACTCGAAACCAGCGCCCGCAATCAACTGTTAGCCGAAGTGGTCGCACTGCAGAGTGATAATGTCAGCGATTCAATCCAATTAAAACTCGCTGGAAATCAACAGGTCGAAGCATCCATTACCCATTCTAGCACCGCCCGCTTGGCGTTAACGATCGGCAAAAAAGTGCTGCTGCTATTTAAAGCGCCTTCCGTATCGATTCAGCTGCACAGCGACGACAGCGGTAACAATCAACTGCGTGGAGTAGTGACCCAGTTGATGCGCGGCAATTCACGCACCGAAGTTACCCTCGACATCGGCAGTGATGAACAGGTCTATGCCTCGGTCGAAAATGAACTGATCAGCGCCATGAAACTGACCGAGGGCGACTATTGCTACGCCTGCTTTCACCCAAGCAACGCCATTATTGCCAGCATGAAATAA
- the modA gene encoding molybdate ABC transporter substrate-binding protein, whose product MNARLKLIFGVVVASTLSFSSFAKEQITVFAAASLTNAMTDIGKQFDKTHDTDTRFSFASSSTLARQIEQGAPAELFLSANQKWMDYLQQQHSIDSASRITLLHNALVMIAPQARELPAVVIDAKLNVVGLVGDSRIAVGDPDHVPAGRYAKESLETLGLWASAEPLLARANNVRAALALVERGEASIGIVYATDAQISDKVKTVAEFPSSSHKPIAYPVALTSSAPSPAAKALYDYLQTAEAKAVFAKYGFKVD is encoded by the coding sequence ATGAACGCTCGCCTCAAACTGATTTTCGGTGTAGTTGTCGCCAGCACGCTGTCATTTAGCAGCTTCGCCAAAGAGCAAATTACCGTATTTGCCGCCGCGTCGTTAACCAATGCCATGACCGACATCGGCAAGCAATTTGATAAGACTCACGATACCGATACCCGTTTTTCCTTTGCGTCATCATCGACGTTGGCGCGCCAAATCGAACAAGGTGCGCCAGCAGAGTTGTTCCTGTCAGCGAACCAAAAGTGGATGGACTACCTTCAGCAGCAACATTCGATTGATAGTGCCAGCCGCATTACGCTGCTGCACAATGCCTTGGTGATGATTGCGCCGCAAGCGCGTGAGTTGCCAGCGGTGGTGATTGACGCCAAGTTAAATGTGGTGGGCTTAGTGGGGGATAGCCGGATTGCGGTGGGCGACCCAGACCATGTGCCGGCTGGCCGTTATGCCAAAGAATCGCTCGAAACTCTCGGGTTATGGGCCAGTGCCGAGCCACTACTGGCACGGGCAAATAATGTGCGGGCGGCGCTCGCCTTGGTGGAACGTGGCGAAGCCAGCATCGGTATTGTGTATGCCACCGATGCCCAGATCTCTGACAAGGTGAAAACCGTGGCGGAGTTTCCAAGCAGCAGCCATAAGCCAATCGCCTACCCAGTTGCCTTGACCTCAAGCGCGCCAAGCCCAGCAGCTAAAGCATTGTATGACTATCTACAAACCGCCGAAGCCAAAGCCGTGTTTGCCAAATATGGCTTTAAGGTGGACTAA
- the modB gene encoding molybdate ABC transporter permease subunit — translation MLGLTDYEVAALLLSLKVAAVAVCCSLPFGVAVAWILARCRFPGKSLLDGLVHLPLVLPPVVVGYLLLVSMGRSGWLGGWLYQHLGISFSFSWRGAALAAAVVAFPLMVRAIRQAFEAVDTHLEQAARTLGAGRLRVFFTISLPLTAPGIVSGMVLAFARCLGEFGSTITFVSNIPGETRTIPLAMYSFIETPGAEAQAARLCVIAIVISLLSLVASQWLGNKVQLRASGQC, via the coding sequence ATGCTTGGGTTAACTGACTACGAAGTTGCTGCACTGCTACTAAGCCTTAAAGTGGCGGCGGTAGCGGTTTGTTGTAGTCTGCCATTTGGGGTTGCGGTGGCGTGGATATTGGCGCGTTGCCGCTTCCCCGGTAAATCACTCCTAGATGGGCTGGTGCATCTACCGTTGGTGCTGCCACCGGTGGTGGTTGGCTATCTGCTACTGGTCAGTATGGGGCGCAGTGGTTGGCTCGGCGGTTGGTTGTATCAGCATCTGGGGATCAGCTTTAGCTTTAGTTGGCGTGGCGCGGCATTGGCCGCCGCAGTGGTGGCGTTTCCGTTGATGGTGCGGGCGATTCGGCAAGCCTTTGAAGCGGTGGATACTCACTTAGAACAAGCGGCGCGAACCTTAGGTGCTGGGCGGCTAAGAGTCTTTTTCACCATCAGTTTGCCGCTCACCGCGCCGGGCATTGTTTCGGGGATGGTGCTGGCATTTGCCCGTTGTTTGGGCGAGTTTGGTTCCACCATTACCTTTGTGTCCAATATTCCCGGTGAAACTCGCACCATTCCGCTCGCCATGTATTCCTTTATCGAAACCCCAGGGGCAGAGGCACAAGCGGCCAGATTATGCGTGATTGCGATAGTGATCTCTTTGCTGTCGCTGGTGGCCTCACAATGGTTAGGCAACAAGGTGCAATTAAGGGCGAGCGGTCAATGTTAA